The genome window TAAGCAACTCTACTTAACTGGATTTCCTTAATCTATTCTTAACTGAAGTAAAACTTGTTATTCTAATGAGTCCTGCTGCGAATCACCGCCTTAAGGCTGCTTTAAAGCTAAGAGAGATATATATGTATTGACTATTACTGGAGTGGGAGCACTTTTTGGTTAAGATCTGGTTAATAAGTAATTAAAGATCCATTAGCTTTTTTTGATCAAACCCTGGCTTCTGAAATCTGTTCAGATCTTCGAGCCAGCGATCGCCGCAGGAACTTGTATCAGGGGCTACAGGGTTAACAACTCAGACAAGATAACAATTTAAAAACTCAGGGAGGAAACTGTGACAGAACGCTCTAACTTTCTCTATCCGCGCAGTCGTTATCATGGCGAGGTGAAGCCAGAAAATTTAGTTTTCAACGCCAACTTGCAAGAGTTCGCTCAACGAGTGAGTTACATCTGTTGCCTAGAGACAGGTGGCAAGCTCACGCCTGAGGAGTCCTACAAACAAGTGAAGGCGCTGTGGAAACAGCTAAAGCGGACCAAGAAGCAGCTAGGAATTGGGCAAAAGCCTTTTCATCAGCAAGACGAGGGCTTTTAACCAAGGTTTTGAGCCAAGTTTGTTGGCAATTGAGCGATCTAAGCAGCGTCCATAGAAGTGAATAGTCTACTTCTGTGGACGCTGTTGACTTGGCTACTTACTTGTCATCGTGTGCACGCCGTCCCAGTCTTCGGGGGGCGGATTCGTGAGGTAGTCTTGAATTCGCCGGAGATGGGCTTCCACCGCTTGATCAGTTTCTCGCAATTTTTGAGCAGCGCTGAAGTGCTTGAGCGCGGCTTGAAATTCCATTTGAGTGTAGGCTGTGCGTCCAGCAATATACAGACCTAAAAAATCTTCGCTTTCGGCTGGCAGAGCCTCCCGGCGATCGCCAATTAGCTCAAAAATGCTGACAGGTCTGTTCTTGCCTTTGACTCGAATTTTGTCGAGTTCTCGCACCCAAATGCGATCGCGGCACAGTTCGTAAGTGAACTCGCTCAGCACAATATCGCAGCCATATTCCTTCGTTACACTTTCTAGGCGAGAGCTGAGATTGACGCCATCGCCGATCACGGTGTAGTCCATGCGCTTCTGGGAGCCGATGTTGCCAGAAACCACTTCTCCAGAACTAATCCCAATCCCGATGTGAATTTGGGGCTGGGCTTCCACCATTCGCGCCTCGTTAAACTCCTTGAGCCGTCGCCGCATATCCAGCGCCGATTGCACTGCCATCCAGGCATGGTTTTCGTTGAGAGGGAGAGGCGCACCAAACACAGCCATGATCGCATCCCCGATGAACTTGTCCAGGGTGCCTTCATAGTTAAAAATCGCTTCCACCATCGTCTCAAAGTACTGATTCAGCAGCTCGACGACTTTGGTCGCTTCCAAGTTTTCCGTCAAAGTGGTGTAGCCACGAATATCCGAGAACAGAATCGTAACTTCTTTACGCTCACCTACCATGAGGCCATCTTCGCCCAAAGCCATGACTCGCTCTGCCACGCCTGGGGTCATGTAGCGATACATGGTTGTCTTCATCCGCTTCTCTTGGCTGATGTCTTCTAGCACTACCAAGCCACCGCGCACGCTACCTTCTGGGTTGGTGAGGGGATTCACCGTGAGGTTAATACTACGCTCAATTTCCCGGATTTGCGCTTTGGTGAAGTAAGTCGGCTCGACTACATAGTTGCCATTGCTGGCTTCATTTGCTGGTTCCGTCGGCAGTTCGTTCCAAGCAACGTAGCGGCTGGGGTCGGTGCGATCGCTAATCGTTAAGGTGTATACGGTGTTGCCGTCATCTTCTACAGTTCCTTCGCTTACAGCACTCGTGGCAATATGCAGCCCCACTGTTAAGCTTTGTTCTGGTACATAGTGTTTAGCCGCAGTTTTTAAGCTATCTTGCAAACGCATTTGCAAGTTCTCAATGGGAATAATGTCCCAGACGTAGCGGCCCACCAGCTTGTCTTGCCAGTGCAATTTATTCACCTTGCCACTGGCTTTGCGGACCGGGCAGCCTAGCAACTCAATGGCCGCATCATTAATAGTGACGATTCTGCCTTGCATGTCGGTGGAGATCACCGCATCCGACAGACTTTGCAGCATGTCTTTCTGATACTGTTTCTCCAGCAGCACGTTCTCAAACAGTTGGGCATTTTCTAAGGCAATCCCCGCCTGAATATTAAAGGCCCGCATGAACTCTTCGTCAGAGTTAGTAAAGCTGCCTTGGTGCTTATTAATTAACTGGGTGACTCCAATCAGCTCGCTGCTGGAGTTAAATACGGGCATACAGAGAATATTGCGAGTGTAATAACCCGTTCTCTTATCAGTGCTGGGATCAAAGCGTGGGTCTTCGTAAGCATTCGGGATGTTTAGGGTTTCACCCGTCGAAGCGACGTACCCAGCAATGCCTTTATTGGCAGGAATGCGGATTTCCAAAATTGTTTTTTCGTCGGCTGCCGCAACTTTGGTCCACAGCTCATTGGTTTCCCGGCTCAATAAGAACAAAGTGCTGCGATCGGCCTGCATCAAGTCACGCGCTTGATTCATCACTGCCCGCAGGGTGGTTTCTAGATCTAAGCTGCGCCCCAACATTTTGGTCGCTTCTAGTAGCGCTGCCACCCCCCGCTGGTTGCGGGCGGCAATGTAGAACGTATTACAACTTTCTAGGATGATGCCAATCGAAGAAGCAAATTCACGGAAGTGTTGCTCATCTGTGGCGTCAAATGGCATCCCTCCCATCTTGTTCAGCAACTGGACGACTGCAACCACCCGCTCATGCTTATTAAAAATAGGCATGCACAAGATATTTTTGGTATGGTAGCCCGTTTGCTTATCAACTTCTTTATTAAAGAGAGGATGACTGTAGGCGTCAGGAATATTTAGGCATTCTCCGGTCGTAGCGACGTGACCTGCAATGCCTTTATCAATGGGGATGCGAATTTCTGGTGACTTGCCGTCATCGCTCTGAGCAATTTTGGCCCAAAGCTGCGCTTTTTCTTCATCTACCAAAAAAATAGTGGTGCGATCGGCCTGAAGAATTTGGCCAATTTTTAAGGTAAATGCCTCTAGAATCTGCTCTAGCAGCGTCTCTAAGGTTTCATTATTAATTAAATCGATCGCCCGTAAAAAGTGCTCAAACTCACGGGTAATCTGCTCCAGCAAATCAATGAATTGCGGAATAGGTAAATCCTTGACGCGATGAGTTAGGTTGCCTTTACGGTTATTGGCTTGAGTCAGGGTAGCCAGCATGCCACCCGCTTGAGGCACAGCGCCAGAATTATGGAGTGTCATAGTCATGACCGATAAATGGGGCGAGGCAGCCCATGCTTGGTAGATGGATTCTGAGCGAGGCGATCGCAGGAGAATTAGATGTTTTTATAGACACTACACTAAAGCTCATTTCCTGTTGATTAGCGTAGCTTGTCTAGTCAAGCTGATACCACCCAGAGCCAGTCAGAAAACTTGATTCAGGTCTGGGGATACCCAACTCGTTCAAGTTCAGATCGGTTCTTATCTATAGTGTCGTGAGGTATTCTCGATTAATCAAGAGATCGCTGCAACTAAAACAGGTTATTGGTTCAGTCAAGGTTAGTATCCCCTCACAAGACTGAGCAATAACAGAACCACTACGAATGTAACTGGTTGTCTACAGTCCAACAAGCAACAACTTATACAGAACTGTAGTTCTGCTGAGCATACCCTCTCCTCCATCCCCTCTCATATGGGAGAGGGGTGCCGTAGGCGGGATGAGGTTTGAATTGTCTGAATCGGTACTTTTAAGCTGCTGAAGGTAAGACTTGAGAGTTAACCACAGCACGGTAATAACTCTGAAGCTGACGAGTGGCAGCGGCCCAACCCCAACGTTCTGCTTCTAGGCGGGCATTTTGGCGCAGAGTTTCGCGCTTCTCAATTTGATTGAGCAAAGCTTGAGTGGCCGCGATCGCCCCTTGCTCATCGGTGGGGTCAAACAGGTAGCCATTGACGCCATCCGTAACAATGTCAGGAATTCCCCCAGAGCGAGCTGCAACCACTGGGCAACCTGCCGCCATCGCTTCTAGGAGTACCAGCCCTAAAGTTTCGGTCCGGGAAGGAAAGACAAAGGCATCAGCAGAAGCAAAGGCACTCGATAGCTCTTTGCCTCCGAGATACCCAACGAAGTGGGTGGGGGTGCCCGCAAAATGCTTTTCGAGTTCCTGCCGAAACGGGCCATCTCCCACTAAAGCCAAGCGAGCGTTGGGAATTGCTTCCAAAACAGGCTTGATCCGATCGATTTCTTTTTCGGCGGAGAGGCGACCCACATAAAGCAATAACGGTGCTTCTGGGTGGCCTTGACTGAGGCGCGATCGCATCTCCTGACTGGCTAAGCTCGGTTGAAATGTTTCTGTATCTACGCCTCGTTGCCAAAGGTCTACGCGCTCAATGCCGTGAGCGGTGAGTTCTTCTACCATCGCGGTAGAGGTGCATAAGTTGAGCTGCGCTTGGTTGTGGCCCGCTTTCAGCAGTTCCCAGAGCAGACCTTCTAACATGCCCAAGCCATAGTGCTCCAAGTACTTAGGGAGGTGAGTGTGGTAGGAAGCAACTAAAGGAATTTTTAGGGTTTTGCTGTAGTACAAACCTGCCAATCCCAACACGGCAGGATTGACGATATGAACTAGGTCTGGGCGAAATCGCTCCAAGGCTTCCCCAATTGAAGGGCGAGGAAAAGCCAGCTTTAGCTCTGGGTACAAGGGCAGAGGAATTCCCGGTACCCCATAAATTTTGGCACCTTTGTACTCAGTTAATCCTCCGTCTGGGGAAAAAACAAGCACTTGATCGCCAGTACGCTGTAAGTGCTCAACGGTATGGCGTAGGCGCGTGACAATTCCATCAACCTTGGGCAAAAAGGTTTCAGTGAATAGAGCAATTCGCATAAAGTCTAGAAATACTTAATTGCTGACAACTTTTTTAGGGTTGAAAAAAAGCAGAGCCCCTAGAAGAAGCTCTGCCTGAGATGGTTATCTACGCCAAGAAACTTTGGGAAGGATTTGATTCTGGTCAACGCGATCCTGGTACTTTACAGCAAAGTTC of Trichocoleus sp. FACHB-46 contains these proteins:
- a CDS encoding glycosyltransferase family 1 protein gives rise to the protein MRIALFTETFLPKVDGIVTRLRHTVEHLQRTGDQVLVFSPDGGLTEYKGAKIYGVPGIPLPLYPELKLAFPRPSIGEALERFRPDLVHIVNPAVLGLAGLYYSKTLKIPLVASYHTHLPKYLEHYGLGMLEGLLWELLKAGHNQAQLNLCTSTAMVEELTAHGIERVDLWQRGVDTETFQPSLASQEMRSRLSQGHPEAPLLLYVGRLSAEKEIDRIKPVLEAIPNARLALVGDGPFRQELEKHFAGTPTHFVGYLGGKELSSAFASADAFVFPSRTETLGLVLLEAMAAGCPVVAARSGGIPDIVTDGVNGYLFDPTDEQGAIAATQALLNQIEKRETLRQNARLEAERWGWAAATRQLQSYYRAVVNSQVLPSAA
- a CDS encoding GAF domain-containing protein, which encodes MTLHNSGAVPQAGGMLATLTQANNRKGNLTHRVKDLPIPQFIDLLEQITREFEHFLRAIDLINNETLETLLEQILEAFTLKIGQILQADRTTIFLVDEEKAQLWAKIAQSDDGKSPEIRIPIDKGIAGHVATTGECLNIPDAYSHPLFNKEVDKQTGYHTKNILCMPIFNKHERVVAVVQLLNKMGGMPFDATDEQHFREFASSIGIILESCNTFYIAARNQRGVAALLEATKMLGRSLDLETTLRAVMNQARDLMQADRSTLFLLSRETNELWTKVAAADEKTILEIRIPANKGIAGYVASTGETLNIPNAYEDPRFDPSTDKRTGYYTRNILCMPVFNSSSELIGVTQLINKHQGSFTNSDEEFMRAFNIQAGIALENAQLFENVLLEKQYQKDMLQSLSDAVISTDMQGRIVTINDAAIELLGCPVRKASGKVNKLHWQDKLVGRYVWDIIPIENLQMRLQDSLKTAAKHYVPEQSLTVGLHIATSAVSEGTVEDDGNTVYTLTISDRTDPSRYVAWNELPTEPANEASNGNYVVEPTYFTKAQIREIERSINLTVNPLTNPEGSVRGGLVVLEDISQEKRMKTTMYRYMTPGVAERVMALGEDGLMVGERKEVTILFSDIRGYTTLTENLEATKVVELLNQYFETMVEAIFNYEGTLDKFIGDAIMAVFGAPLPLNENHAWMAVQSALDMRRRLKEFNEARMVEAQPQIHIGIGISSGEVVSGNIGSQKRMDYTVIGDGVNLSSRLESVTKEYGCDIVLSEFTYELCRDRIWVRELDKIRVKGKNRPVSIFELIGDRREALPAESEDFLGLYIAGRTAYTQMEFQAALKHFSAAQKLRETDQAVEAHLRRIQDYLTNPPPEDWDGVHTMTSK